The sequence AGAGCGCCCACCATGAAGCCTACGTCACCCTGACCAAAGCGCAATTCGAGTTTCCCCAGATTCTCAAGGCTTATGACGCGGCGCTCTCATACGCCCAGCAGCTCGGCGAGTGCAGCCAGTTCGCGCCGCGTGAAGTCTACAATCAGGACTGGAACATGGCTGGCCCGAATGATTTGGTGGCCGATGTGGCCTGGCCGTTCGTGCCCGAGGGTCAGGGCTGAGCGAACCGCAGGAGTTCTTGCGCCAGCACCACCTCCGTGCCCGCCAACCCCACCGACAGGAAGAGGGTGATGTCCTCTGGTCGGCGGGACGGCGGGTTCTGGACATACCCGCCGAGCGCCCGTACTGCCGCGCCGGAGAGGGCCCCCAATTGCGCCGGGCTGTCTGTGACGATCAGGGCACAGCGCTCGGCCAGTTCCGGCGGAAACTCGTGACGTTCTTTTTCCTTCGGCCCCAATGTGCAGACGTGCGTGCCGGGACGCACCCACTCGGCCCGAATGACAGGCTTGGCGCTGCTGGTCGCCAGGGTCAGCAACTCGCTCTCAGTACAGACCTGCTCGGCACTTGCGGTGGCTTTGGCGGGCAGACCCAACGCCATCAATTCCGCCGCCAGCTTCTCTCGGTGGACCGCGTCACGACTGTAAATCAAAATACGCGAGAGCGGGCGCACGGTGGCGACGGCCAGAGCGTGCGCCTTCGCCTGAATGCCGCTGCCGATCAGGCCCAACCTCGAAGCTTCGGGGCGAGACAGCACATCCGTTGCCACCGCGCCCAACGCTGATGTTCGCAGCGGCCCCAGGGCGCTTCCCACAATCACACCCTCCACCTGCCCCTGAGCGTTCCAGACGGCCACCAGTTGCTCCTCCAGCGGCGTTTCCACGTTGGGGTAAGCTCGGAAGCCGAAAGCGTCCGGCGTCTCGCCCACCGTGAAAGTCAGTCCAGCGGCTCTCAGACGCGGCGGGGCGGTCAGGTGTCCGGAAGCGTGCAACAGCAAAGCAGTCCGCATGGACTTTACCGCCTGGGCAACGGGAAAGCGGTAAACGTCGGCGTCGGTGAGAAGCTTCATCCCTTTGGGGGCCGGTGATATTGAGCGGGGCGGCCCTGCTCGTCCATCCAGACGATCCAACCGTTTTTAGAAGCGCCAGAAATATCGTCTGCCGCTGTGCTTGGCGAGGTGTACTCCACATTCTTGAGATAACGCAGCCGCCCGTCTTCTAGCAGAAGAACTTCACCCGCTTCCAACATGGTTTGACGGCGTTTGACTACAGATATGGCGTACTCCTTGACCTCAGCGGTGGTAATGCTGCCTGCCTGGATCACCCACTTACCCAGTTCGGGAAGATAAACTGCCTGAGCATCTGCTTGTCCGGGCCGGTAACGGAAGGCAATTTCGCTTAGCGCAGGCAGGGTAGGCGCATCTGACTTGGGCACAGAGAACTTGGCGACCTTGCTGGGCTGTGCCTTGGGCCGCCACTTGCTTTCTTCAGTTTCTAACTTCTTGGGTTCCACCGTGGCTGGACTGGGCAGCTGACTCTGCACCGCGCCCAGCAGCACGTCGCGCTCGGCCTCAGTGGTCAAGCCCATTTTGACCGCTGCCTCAGCCGCATTTTCAAAGGTGTCTATCCCATACTTTTTTTGAACATTTTCGACAATCGGACGCTTTTGCGAGTGAATTTGAGCGTCGTCGCGCCGCTTTTGCTGAGTCTGCTGGACTTCCAAGAGCCGAGTCTCAAACGCACCGCTCATCCAGCTTGCCGCGTCCAGCACGGCAGAGAGATCATCGGCGAACACCCCAGCAGCTTTCTGAACCAATTCGAGTTTCAAGACGATGCGCTCTGAATATGGGCCTTGCATGTGCTCGTCAATGACCACCCACACCCGGCCATCTGTCAGCAGCGCCCAGCGGATACCCTTGCCTCCTGCGTAGGAGGCGACCTGCTGATAATCCTTGTCGTGCAGGCCCACATTCATCCCTTTGAGTTCAAGCACGAATTGATGCTGACCCACCACCACCAGCAAATCGGGCCGAAAGCCGCCCTTGTCGGTTTCCTCGGGAATCACCTCCGCCGGATTCCAGATGTCGAAGCCCGCCGCTTGCAGGAGCGGTAGCACGATAGTCTGCCGCACCACCGCCTCACCCGGATTGGGGTGCAGCGCCAGCCAGTGCTGAATATTCTGAACGACCTGAGCTATACGCCCATGAACGGTTTTGCTGTGTTTGGCGGACATGTCTCAAAAGTTTAACGGAAGACCCGGATTCTCTTGCAATTTCCGGTGCCCGATCCTCTAGACTCTCCCCTATCATGCAACGACTTGCGACGCTCCTGACGTTCGCGCTGGCGGTTTCGGCTGCCGCCCAGAGCGCTCTCCCCGCCAATACCGTCCGCATTCACTACCAGCGTTCCGACACCCAGTACGACGCCTGGGGCCTGCACGTCTGGGAAGACACCAGCGCTACGGTGACCTGGGACAAACCCCTCAAGATTGCGGGCAAAGACGACTTCGGCGTCTACTGGGATGTGCCGCTCAAGCCTAACCCCGTCAAGCTGGGCCTGATCGTCCATTCCGGCGACAAAAAGGACGCGGACAAAGACCTGTTCATGAATCTGGGACTGGGCCATGAGTTGTGGCTCAAGTCGGGCAGTGCCAACGTGGCTTACACCAAGGCCGGGCCGTTCACCGTGGACGCGACTCAGGCGGTCATTGCTCAAGCCGCGCCAGCACCCGCGCCCACGGCTGCCGCAGCCACCATTCCGGCTGGTAACGCCCGCATCAACTATTACCGCCCCGACGGCAAGTACGACGGCTGGGGACTGCACGTCTGGGACGGCGCGAAAGCCCCGACCGAGTGGACCAAACCGCTGGCGCAGACCGGCAAAAATGATTTCGGGGTGTACTGGGACGTGCCCACTGTGGAAGGCTGGACCAAATTGAACTTCATCATCCACAAAGGCGACGACAAAGACCCCGGCCCCGACCAGAGCTTGCCCGCCAGCAGCGGCAATCAAGCCTGGATTATCAGCGGTAGCCCAGCGGTCAATACTGCCCGGCCCGACACCAGCGTGCGGCCCGTGGGCGACCTCAGCCAGCAGCAGGCGATCTGGCTGACCCGCGACACCCTCGCCGTCAAGCCCACGCTCTTGGCGAACGGTGCATTGCTCAACCTCTATTCCAGCACAGCGGGTGACCTCAAGCTGACCCCGGCGGGCGTCACTGGCGGCGAGAACTTGCCCCTGGTGCGCTCAGATGCGGGCGACCAACTCAGCGCGGTCCTCAAAACCAAGTACCCGTATCTGGCCAATTATGCGGTGGTCAAGCTACGCCCCGAGGATGCGGGCAAGGTGGCGGCGGCCCTGCGCGGGCAACTGGCGATCAGCAGCACTGGCCTGGACGACAAGCTGATAGACGCAACGGGCGTGCAACTCTGGGGCGCACTGGACGACTTGTTTGGTTACACCGGGCCACTGGGCGTGACCTGGGCGGGCAGCATTCCGACGCTGACGGTCTGGGCACCCACCGCGCAGGACGTCAAGGTGCTGGTGACGGTGGGCGGTCAGACCAAAACTGTTGCGATGAAAGCCGGAGACAAGGGCAGTTGGAGCGTGACCGGCGACGCGGGCTGGAAGAATGCCCCCTACCGCTATCAGGTCACGGTCTACGCGCCTACCACGGGCAAAGTGGAAACCAATGTCGTGTCCGACCCGTACTCTATTGGCCTGACCGCCGACGGGCAACAATCGCTCGTGACCGATCTCAGCGATACAGCACAGAAACCGGCAGGCTGGGACACCCTCAAGAAGCCGCTACTGAACTCGGTGGGCGACTTGAATTTCTACGAACTCCACCTGCGCGATTTCAGCGTGGCCGACGTCACCGTTCCCGCCGCTGAGCGCGGCACCTATCTGGCGTTCACCCAGCCGAACAGCGACGGAATGAAGCACCTCAAGGCTCTGGCCGACGCGGGCCTCAAGGCCGTTCACCTGCTGCCGACCTTCGACATCGCCTCGCTGCCCAAAGACAAAGCAAGTTGGAAAAGCCCCGGCGACCTCTCCAAGCTCCCGCCCGCCAGCGAGGAGCAACAGGCCGCCGTCAGCGCCGTCAGAGATCAGGACGGCTTCAACTGGGGTTACGACCCCTACCACTACATGACGCCGGAAGGTACTTACGCGGTTAACCCTGATCAGCGCACCAAGGAGTACCGCTCAATGGTCATGGCGCTCAACGCGGCGGGCCTGCGCGTCGTGCAGGACGTGGTGTTCAACCACACCGCCGCCAGCGGCGAGGCCGATAAGAGCGTGCTGGATAAGGTCGTGCCGGGCTATTACCACCGCCTCGACGTCAACGGCGTGGTCGCCAACTCGACTTGCTGCTCCAACACCGCCACCGAACACACCATGATGCGCCGCCTGATGATCGATACGCTGGTGCTGGAGGCCAAACAGTACAGGGTGGACGGCTTCCGCTTCGACTTGATGGGCCACCATCTGGTCAGCGACATGCAGGCCGCCCGCGCCGCGCTGGACGCTTTGACGCTGGCCAAAGACGACGTGGACGGCAAGCAGATCTACCTCTACGGCGAGGGCTGGGACTTCGGTGAGGTGGCTGGGAACGCACGCGGCGTCAACGCCACCCAGGTCAATTTGTACGGGCAGGGCATCGGCACCTTCAACGACCGGATTCGGGACGCGGTGCGCGGCGGCAATCCGTTCGGCGGGCTGCAAGATCAGGGCTTCGCGACGGGGTTGTTGACCCTGCCCAACGGCCAGCCGCAGAACACAGACAAGGCGAAACTTCTCAAACTCACCGATCAGATCAAAGTGGCTCTCAGCGGCAACTTGCGCGACTTCAAGTTCGTGGACAATACGGGCAAAACCGTGACCGGAGCGCAGGTTCCTTACGGCGACGCGCCCACCGGCTACGCGGCCAGCCCCCGCGAGACCATCAACTATGTCTCGGCACACGACAACCAGACGCTGTGGGACGCGGTGCTTCTCAAAGCGCCCCTGAGTGCCACCACCGCTGAGCGGGTCAGGATGCAGAATCTGGCCTACAGCTTGGTGCTGCTGGGTCAGGGCATGCCGTTCATCCACGCGGGCGACGAACTCTTGCGCTCAAAAAGCTTTGACACCGACAGCTACAACAGTGGCGACTGGTTTAACGAAATCGCTTGGACGGGAGCCGACAACGGCTTCGGGCGCGGCCTACCCATCGCCGAGAAAAACAAAGACCAGTGGAACATCTACCGCCCGCTGCTCTCCAATGCGGCCCTCAAGGTGACGGCGGCTGACCGGACGCGGGCCTCAGACAACTTGCGTGAACTGCTGAGCATCCGCAATTCCAGCCCACTGTTCCGACTGCCCACCGCTCAGGCTGTGCAAAATCAACTGAGCTTCCTGAACGCTGGCCCCGCGCAGACGCCCGGCATCATCGTGATGAAGCTCAGCGGCGGGACTGCGCCGTACAAGAGCGTGCTGGTGGTGTTCAATGCCAGCAATGCGGTCTACACCCTCAAAGACGCCAGCCTGACGCCGCTCAAGCTGGACTTGCATCCAGTCCTGAAAGCCAGTTCGGACGCGGCGGTGAAGCAGAGCACCGCCAGCGGCGACACGGTGAGCGTGCCGGGGCTGACGACGGCGGTATTCGTCGGGAAGTGATCGGAGCAAGGTGAGTTGGCGGCAAGGCTGACCAAGCGCCTTGCCACCAAGCTGAATTCGGCTCAGCGGTGTCTGGGCGTTGAACTTATTTCCTGACGCTCACGCTGTACGCCTGGAAACTCTCGTTACTCAGCACGGTGTTGCCGCGCAGGACGATCAGAGAGGAGTTTTCAAAACTCAACTTGACCAGGTAGGTGTAGCCGCTTTTGTACCAGCGGTATTCGTTGCCGCTGTGCTGGCCACCCGTCAGGTACACTCCCGGCGTGCCGTTGTGATTGGTGCTGGCATACGTCACCTTACCCTGATGCTCCCAGATGGTGACGCTGTGCAGGGCCGTGGCTCCGACGAAGGCCGCCTGCGGCTTGTAGCGGCACCGGAAGGTTCCGGAGGGAACTTTAAACTCAAGAATATGGGTCATGCGGTACTGGGGATCACGGGCGTTTTCCACGTTACTCGAATGGATGAAGAAGGTCGGTGCATCGCGCACCGGCATAGCCGAGGGGGTGAGTGCGGTGTAGAGATTGCCTGCGCCCGCGTCGCTGGGGCCGAGCTGATAATCCTGAACGCTGTAATCACTGCCCGCCCATTCCAGCAACTTGACCGGCTGAGTGACCGGTTGGGCCGCGCCACCGGTGCCCTTGGGCTGGGTCACGGCCAGCACCCGGCCCGGTGCATCGCACCAGAAGGCGGCAGGCTCAAAGCCCAAGAACCTGACATAAGATTTCATCTCATAGCCCTGTGCGGTGGTAGGCGAGGCGGCGGCGAGCGAGGCAGCGGCCAGCAGAGAAAGCCAGAGGAGTTTCATAGCCTCAGCCTGATCTTCTAAACTGAGCCGAAGCTGACGAATCGCCCAAGTCTTTACTGCTTTTTGTAGACCAGCCGGGTCAGTGAGAGAGCGGGCAAATCCAGAGTGGCGGACAGCGGCAGACGGATCATTTCGTTTTCGTCGTCCACTGTTTTTTGGGTAAAGGTCTTACCGCCGACGAGCTGATAGCCCGGCAGCGCGGCGGTGAGCGAGTGCGCCTCAGCGGCGGTATTCGTCACCAGCACGGTCAACAGTGGTCCGTCCTGCGCCGCGTGGGTCCAGAGGGCCGGGTTGTCGCTGCTGATGGGCAGCCCGCTTCCGGTAAAAGCGTGAAGCTGCTGGAAGGCGTAGAGGGTGGGCCTCGGGATGCCCGCCAAGTCCACCAAGCCGTGCCCGCCGGTGGCTTGCAGCGCAAAGTAAGCGGCCACCGACGCGCCATTCTCGGCCAGCCGCAAGGTGGCTTCAGCGGCCCACAGCGCTCCGACTTGGTCACTCAGGTGGCGCGGGCGACCCGACACGTACGACAAGCTGTATTCGGTGACGCCCAGCGGCGTGCGGCGGGTGTAGCCCAGCGGGTTGCCGCTCTGGCTGTCCATCAGCGCCCGAAAGCGCTTCACGTCGCGGTCAATCACTGAAACGCTGGCCAGCGCGTCCGCGTCGCTGGACAGGCCGTCGGTGGGGTATTCGTGCCAAGTCAGCAAGTCCACGATGTCACCGCAGCCCTTGACAAACTGCTCCAGAAAGCTGGCGGCTTTATCGCCGGTATTCGACACTGCTGGCCCCGCGAACTTGGCGGACGGGTCGACCTGCAAAATGGCCTGACGCTGCGCCCGGAAGGTGGCGCAGTAGCGCTGAGGCGTCCAAGTCACGTCGCCACGATTGACCGAATACAAATCAGGTTCGTTGCCGATCTCCCAGTACGCCACCTTGAGATTGGCGGCCTGCGCGTCCTTGGCGGCTTGAGCAGCGTCTTGAGGTTGGTTTTTGGCTCCCGGCTTGCCGCCGAACACGCGGGTCTGCACCATCAGGGCAGGCGGGGTCGGGCCGGTGGTCAGCAGTTCCAAGTTGGATTTGAGCGGCACCAAACTGGCCGCCGTCAGGTCATTCTCGTCGCCTACGTTGCCGCCGGGAAAGCGCAGGAGAGTCGGGGCCACGCTCCGCAGGTCTTTTTTGGCTTCCACCACCGGCATCCAGTTGCCGTAATTGAAACCGCCGATCACGCTGGGCGGCAGCGGCATCGGCGTGCCGCTGCCCAGCACCAGTGTGGCGGGCGCGGCAGCGGCGAGGCCCAGCGAAAGAGCAAGCAGCGCGGAGAGTCGAGCATTGAGCAACATGACCCAACTATAAGCACAGCGGTATAGGCACAGTAGCGTAAACACAGCTAAATCAGGCGAGTTTGTACGCCTTGACTTTTCTGGCGGCGCGGCGCAATGTATAGAAACACGATAGAGCGTTTCGATATCACGTTCCGATCAAAGGAGATTCCGCTTATGTCCAGTTCCGTACCTAACTCGCCCGACGCCAATTTGCTGCGCGGCCACCTCGACCTCATTTTGCTGAGCATCATTCAGGGGCAGCCCAAATACGGCCTGGAAATCAGCAAGCAGGCGCAGGAGCGCACCCATGGCTACTTCGATTTGAAAGTCGGCAGCTTGTATCCGGCGCTGCACCGCTTGGAAAAAGCCGGATTCGTGCGCGGCGAATTTCAGCCGGCTCCGCGCAGTGGCAGCCCCGTCAAGGTCTACGCCCTGACCGAAAGCGGCGAGCGCGAACTGGAGGCCAGGCGGCGGGAGTTTGAAACGTTCAGCAAGCAAGTCGGCAAGTTGTGGCAACTGGGTTCGTCAGAACTGGGAGGCACAGCATGAAGCAGACCGAGCGGTATTTGAGGACGGCCACGCAGGGACTGTGGGGCCGGGCGCGGCGCGAACTGCGAACCGAATTGCAGGGGCACATCAACGAGCGGATGGCCGAGTTCCGGCTGGGCGGTCTGAGCTCCGAAGATGCCGAGCGCCAAACCTTGCGCGAACTCGGCACGCCCGTGCGGGTCAGCGGCGGAATGCTGGGCGTTCATACCGTTCCGGCACTGGGCAAAGCGGGTGCGCTGAGTTTGCTGCTGGCGACGACCCTGCTCACCGCCTTGCCGCAGGGGTTGGCACAGGTCAAAAGTATTTACGGCAGTTCCCCAAATACTGGGGAAACCAGCTACTTGGATTTTGAACAGCTGAAGGCAGCCATCGAGAAGGCGGGTGGGGAACTCAGCGGCAAACCAGACAATGCCGTTGTCACGGTGCCAGGTGCGCCGCG is a genomic window of Deinococcus detaillensis containing:
- a CDS encoding ornithine cyclodeaminase family protein gives rise to the protein MKLLTDADVYRFPVAQAVKSMRTALLLHASGHLTAPPRLRAAGLTFTVGETPDAFGFRAYPNVETPLEEQLVAVWNAQGQVEGVIVGSALGPLRTSALGAVATDVLSRPEASRLGLIGSGIQAKAHALAVATVRPLSRILIYSRDAVHREKLAAELMALGLPAKATASAEQVCTESELLTLATSSAKPVIRAEWVRPGTHVCTLGPKEKERHEFPPELAERCALIVTDSPAQLGALSGAAVRALGGYVQNPPSRRPEDITLFLSVGLAGTEVVLAQELLRFAQP
- a CDS encoding DUF4357 domain-containing protein, which codes for MSAKHSKTVHGRIAQVVQNIQHWLALHPNPGEAVVRQTIVLPLLQAAGFDIWNPAEVIPEETDKGGFRPDLLVVVGQHQFVLELKGMNVGLHDKDYQQVASYAGGKGIRWALLTDGRVWVVIDEHMQGPYSERIVLKLELVQKAAGVFADDLSAVLDAASWMSGAFETRLLEVQQTQQKRRDDAQIHSQKRPIVENVQKKYGIDTFENAAEAAVKMGLTTEAERDVLLGAVQSQLPSPATVEPKKLETEESKWRPKAQPSKVAKFSVPKSDAPTLPALSEIAFRYRPGQADAQAVYLPELGKWVIQAGSITTAEVKEYAISVVKRRQTMLEAGEVLLLEDGRLRYLKNVEYTSPSTAADDISGASKNGWIVWMDEQGRPAQYHRPPKG
- the pulA gene encoding pullulanase-type alpha-1,6-glucosidase, which gives rise to MQRLATLLTFALAVSAAAQSALPANTVRIHYQRSDTQYDAWGLHVWEDTSATVTWDKPLKIAGKDDFGVYWDVPLKPNPVKLGLIVHSGDKKDADKDLFMNLGLGHELWLKSGSANVAYTKAGPFTVDATQAVIAQAAPAPAPTAAAATIPAGNARINYYRPDGKYDGWGLHVWDGAKAPTEWTKPLAQTGKNDFGVYWDVPTVEGWTKLNFIIHKGDDKDPGPDQSLPASSGNQAWIISGSPAVNTARPDTSVRPVGDLSQQQAIWLTRDTLAVKPTLLANGALLNLYSSTAGDLKLTPAGVTGGENLPLVRSDAGDQLSAVLKTKYPYLANYAVVKLRPEDAGKVAAALRGQLAISSTGLDDKLIDATGVQLWGALDDLFGYTGPLGVTWAGSIPTLTVWAPTAQDVKVLVTVGGQTKTVAMKAGDKGSWSVTGDAGWKNAPYRYQVTVYAPTTGKVETNVVSDPYSIGLTADGQQSLVTDLSDTAQKPAGWDTLKKPLLNSVGDLNFYELHLRDFSVADVTVPAAERGTYLAFTQPNSDGMKHLKALADAGLKAVHLLPTFDIASLPKDKASWKSPGDLSKLPPASEEQQAAVSAVRDQDGFNWGYDPYHYMTPEGTYAVNPDQRTKEYRSMVMALNAAGLRVVQDVVFNHTAASGEADKSVLDKVVPGYYHRLDVNGVVANSTCCSNTATEHTMMRRLMIDTLVLEAKQYRVDGFRFDLMGHHLVSDMQAARAALDALTLAKDDVDGKQIYLYGEGWDFGEVAGNARGVNATQVNLYGQGIGTFNDRIRDAVRGGNPFGGLQDQGFATGLLTLPNGQPQNTDKAKLLKLTDQIKVALSGNLRDFKFVDNTGKTVTGAQVPYGDAPTGYAASPRETINYVSAHDNQTLWDAVLLKAPLSATTAERVRMQNLAYSLVLLGQGMPFIHAGDELLRSKSFDTDSYNSGDWFNEIAWTGADNGFGRGLPIAEKNKDQWNIYRPLLSNAALKVTAADRTRASDNLRELLSIRNSSPLFRLPTAQAVQNQLSFLNAGPAQTPGIIVMKLSGGTAPYKSVLVVFNASNAVYTLKDASLTPLKLDLHPVLKASSDAAVKQSTASGDTVSVPGLTTAVFVGK
- a CDS encoding GH39 family glycosyl hydrolase gives rise to the protein MLLNARLSALLALSLGLAAAAPATLVLGSGTPMPLPPSVIGGFNYGNWMPVVEAKKDLRSVAPTLLRFPGGNVGDENDLTAASLVPLKSNLELLTTGPTPPALMVQTRVFGGKPGAKNQPQDAAQAAKDAQAANLKVAYWEIGNEPDLYSVNRGDVTWTPQRYCATFRAQRQAILQVDPSAKFAGPAVSNTGDKAASFLEQFVKGCGDIVDLLTWHEYPTDGLSSDADALASVSVIDRDVKRFRALMDSQSGNPLGYTRRTPLGVTEYSLSYVSGRPRHLSDQVGALWAAEATLRLAENGASVAAYFALQATGGHGLVDLAGIPRPTLYAFQQLHAFTGSGLPISSDNPALWTHAAQDGPLLTVLVTNTAAEAHSLTAALPGYQLVGGKTFTQKTVDDENEMIRLPLSATLDLPALSLTRLVYKKQ
- a CDS encoding PadR family transcriptional regulator; translated protein: MSSSVPNSPDANLLRGHLDLILLSIIQGQPKYGLEISKQAQERTHGYFDLKVGSLYPALHRLEKAGFVRGEFQPAPRSGSPVKVYALTESGERELEARRREFETFSKQVGKLWQLGSSELGGTA